From Candidatus Woesearchaeota archaeon:
TCGCAGCAGGAGCACTCCTCATCAAAGAAGCAGGTGGAAACGTAACAGACATTCACGGAGACTCCTTCAACCTTGACGATGATACCATTCTCGCAACAACAAAAGAACTACACCCAGTATTATTTGACTATTTGAATAAGAAAACGAGGAACAAAGATTAAATACTCCTCTTCTTTTTCCCTTTATTATGAAGGAATATATCAAAGAGTTTCTTAAAACACTTAACATTGAAGAATTACGACCAGCTCAGAAAAAAGCAATTGATGCTGGACTTCTTGAAGGAAAAAACATTCTCGTCTGTACACCAACGGCATCGGGAAAAACACTTGTAGCACAAATGGCAGCACTAGAATCCATTGAATCACGACGAGGACGCGCAGTTTACATCGTACCACTCAAAGCACTTGCCACCGAGAAATACAAACAATTCAAAAAAGACTTCGGAGACAAATACAAGATTTCTCTTTCCATAGGTGATCTTGATAGTAATGATGGGTATCTTGCACACAGTGACATTATCATCTGCACCGCAGAAAAACTTGACTCACTCACACGACATCACGCACCTTGGCTTAACACGATTGGATGCATTATTGTTGATGAAATTCATCTTCTTAATGATCCCTCAAGAGGCCCCACCTTAGAAGTACTTCTCATCATGCTCAAACAAATTGTTCCTCATGCACAAGT
This genomic window contains:
- a CDS encoding DEAD/DEAH box helicase, which gives rise to MKEYIKEFLKTLNIEELRPAQKKAIDAGLLEGKNILVCTPTASGKTLVAQMAALESIESRRGRAVYIVPLKALATEKYKQFKKDFGDKYKISLSIGDLDSNDGYLAHSDIIICTAEKLDSLTRHHAPWLNTIGCIIVDEIHLLNDPSRGPTLEVLLIMLKQIVPHAQVIGLSATVGNEQALAQWLEATLVQDTWRPVELKKGIYRDGEVTFY